The DNA window CTTCTTTTCCTTATTCCGGGGAGCTATAGTGCTGGTTACTTCCCGGGAGATAAAACTCCCTAACCGTTCTTTAGCTCCTGCTAAGCTTCCGGTACTAATTAACAGGAATGCTCCCCCTAAAATTAAGGCGGCAATTAGCACGATAAAAAAGTTTCGCCAGGCTCCAGGAGTTTTTGCAATATCTGAACGCACACCGCCGGGAGTACCCCTGGCCCCAGGAATAGAAGTGGTAATGCCCAGGACTTTAGGAACAGCGTCAGCAAACATTTGTACCCCTTTTTCTGCTTCACTCCGCCTATTGGTATGGGTTCCCACTTCTAGTAAAAGGGCCGTTGGCATTAAATCTTGATTATAGTTGCCCTTCCCAATAAAAATGCCCTTGACGAGGCCAGGATGGGTTTTATCTACGTACGCTTTCATCTTTCGGGCAAAATCTAAGTTTGCCGCCATTTGTGGATTTTGCCGGCCTACCACCAAGCGGATTTTTGTTACTTTTTGCCCCTGAATATTTTTTTCGTAAAAATCCGGATCAGGTACCGCATCCCGGTGGACATCTAACATGGCAATTGGCCGTTTTTTCATTAAACGTACCGCCGTCCGCCGGGAGCGGTGGTAGGCATTGGCATCGTGAGGATCGTGGGGAGTACGATCATAGTTCACCTTTATCCCCATCCGGCTTAATTTATCGGCTAAAGCAGCACCAACTTTGTAGATACCTCCCCGGGCAGGGATGTTGGCTTTGCCATCGGAAGGGGCATACGCCTCATCGGTATGGGTATGATAAATTGCAACGGTTCCCTTTTTAGCGGGAGTTGTCCCGGCAGGCAACACCACCCGGTCAAAGTACTCTTTATACCCAACTAAAGTTTGGTCTTTTCCTAAATCCCGAGCATAAGCCCGGTCGTGGTTCACCCGGATAATTTTATAATGGTGGTCATCTTCCGCAATTAACTCATCTCCCACTTCCACCTGGCGGGCCATCTTGTCGATTACTCGACCCTGTTCATCGTAAATAGTTACATAAAAAGAGCCGCTATGGTCAGAGATTTGCTCTTTTATATCTGCGGTATAGTACCTTTCTGCGTATACCGGAAGGGGGAACAAAAAGATTAAAGCAAGGATGATGTAAATAATTAAGTTATTTATTTTCTTTTTCATTTTCCTTCACCTCCCCGGTAATACCTAAACTGCTGGTTAGCTCAGGTTCAGGGTTTTTTAATCCCTCTAAAAGTTTGGAATCCCGGTTTTCAGTATCAGGACCCCTTTGCAACCGTTCCCGGACTTCCCCAAACACTTCCGCCAGTAAAACTGCCAAAATACCCGCTACTACTATCCCGTCAAAGGCACCACCACCGCCTAAATCAACCCGTCCCGGGGTGTTGGTGGTAAATAAGTAAAATAAGTGGAAAAGATCGTTTAAGATTAAACCTAAAGTTGCAGCGATAAAAGCTCCCCGCCGCGAACGGCCAGCAAGATACCCAACCACTGCTGCTACTACCGGAGCTACATACAGGGGATCTAACATTTCAAACCGGCCTGCCGGCTCCACATTTCCCCGCATCAATACAGCAGTAATAAAGTAAACCGCTATCGCCGCAACTACCGAACCAATTAATGCCCGTACCCACTCTTTGGTGGAACCGGCTTTATAGATTAAGTACCCAGCAATTATTAGAGGGATGATCCCCCCGCCTAAGTTTAAAGAAAAGGTTATCCTGCCTCTAAAAAGGGTCAAATCAATAAAACTTCCAACAATCATTAAGCCTATTAAAATCAATGCTTCCCGGTCCGAAAGCTTCATCCGGTCTAATACCCGGTGCATAAGTCCAAAAAATATTAAAGCAACCAGTACCACCAGTAGAATAGTACCTAACGAAAACATGCCATTAATCACTCCCTCCAAAGATGCAAAATAAAAAGGCTAACTCATTAAATAGAGTTAGCCCTTTAACAAATTTTTATTCTTTAAATTTAACCTTTTCCTTTAAAAGTTCTCCTAAATTAAAAGTTAAAGCCTCGTCCTTTGGTATCTCCCGCTGGTATTCCTCTTTTTCTTTTTCTTTAAGCGCTTCTTTCAAAGACAAGGTCATTTTCCGCTCTAAAGGCTTTAAAGTTAAAACTTTTACTGGAATTTTTTGCCCCTCTTGATATTTCTTTATTAACGGCTCATTTTCCACTTCCGTTTCCCGAGCAGGCATATAACCTTCAATACCGGGAAATACCTCCACTATTAAACCATGGCGTAAAATTTTTACCACCGTTCCCTCCAACAAAGCCCCCTCTTTAAGTTCAATAGGAATTTTTTGCCAGGGATCGGGGGTTAATTGTTTTAAACCCAATCCCACCTTAAGATTTTGCCTGTCTATTTCCAAAACTACCACTTCCACTTCCTGACCGACCTGTAAAATCTCTTCCGGCTTTACCTTACGCTGCCAGCTTAAATCTTTGGCCCTCAGTAATCCTTCAATACCGCCAAGGTCTATAAAAACTCCAAAGGATAAAATTTTGGTAACTGTTCCTTTAACCCGGTTTCCTTCTTTTAAGGCTAGTATTTTTTCTTGCTTTATTTTTTTCTCCTGTTCCTTTAAATAACTTTTTTGGTCTAACACTATTCGTTTTTTCGTTGTATCTATTTCCGCAAGGTACGCTGTTATAAGTTCGCCCTTAAGGGTAGTTAAATCTTCTATATAGCCAAGAGCCGCCAAAGATGCCGGAAGAAAAGCTCTAACCCCAATATCTACTAAAACCCCGCCTTTAACCACCTCAACGACTTTGCCGGTTACGGGTTTTTTATGTTGATATAAGTCCCTAATTTTTTCAAAAATAACTGCCTCTAAAGCCTTTTTCCGGGATAAAATAAGCCTACCTTCCTCGTCTTCTTTTAAAATATAAACAGGAAATTCATCCCCTTGGTCTACCACCTCCTGGGGATGAGCATAATTATACCAGGAAAGCTCAGGTAAGGGAATTACACCTTCTCCCTTGGCCCCAATATCCACCAATACTTCCTTTTCCAAAACTTTTACTACCTTGCCAGGAACAATTTCCCCTTCTTTTAGCGGTTTAACATCCAAAAGAGCTTTTTCTAAACTTTCTAACTGTTCCACTTTTTGCCTAACCTCCTCGATAATCCAGGCGGGGGTCGAGGCTCCCGCTGTTATCCCAATTTTTGTTTTTCCGTAAAACCATTTTGGGTCTAAATCCGCCGCTTCTTCCACAAGATAGGTAGGGGTACCGGTAGCAGCACAAAGCTGGGCCAGTTTTTTGGTATTGGCGCTGTTTTTACCTCCAACGACCAGTATTAAATCTACTTCCTGGGCAAGTTTCCGGCTTTCTTCCTGCCGGGTGCGGGTAGCGTGGCAAATGGTGTTAAAAACCTTGACCTCCCCCCCTTTTTTCTTTAATTCTTCCACCACCTGCCAGAAGTTTTCACTTTTTTGGGTAGTTTGCGCAATGACAGCAATTTTAGGAAAATAAGGTAAAGCTTTAGCTTCTATTGCATTTTCCACCACCAGCGCCTGATAACCGCTCCACCCTACAATGCCCTGGACTTCCGGATGCTTCTTATCCCCTACCACTACCACTTGAAAACCTTCTCTTGTTAATCTTTGGGCAAAACTTTGCGCTTTTTTTACAAAAGGGCAGGTCGCATCTTCAATTTGATATCCTTTGGCTTTAATTTCCTGAAGTTTCTCCGGGGTTGTCCCGTGGGAACGAATAATTATGATTTTACCATGTCCCTCATCAATATCTTCTACTGGTATAACCCCGGCTTTCTTTAAACGCTCTACCTCCTGGGGATTGTGGATTAAGGGGCCTAGGGAATAAACTTTAGGATTATTTTCCGTTGCTTTCTGGGCAAGATCAATGGCCCTTTTAACCCCAAAACAAAAGCCGGCATGTTGGGCAACAATCACTTCCATGGGCAGCACTCCTTAGAGTAATTCTAAGACTTTTTCTCTTAAATATTTTGCCCCTCTTTCTAAGTCATTCTTGGAGTAGGGAAGGTCGTATATAGGTTTACCAATTACAACTCGGCACCTTTTTAACCCCCGCACATTAATTAAACCCACCGGCAAAACCGGTACCGCCGCTTTTAAAGCTAAAGACGCTGCACCCTCATGAAACTCCCCTAAAGTTTTAAGCCGTGTCCCTTCGGGAAAAATCCCCACTACTTTGCCGTCTTTTAAATGCCTTAAGGCTGTTTTTACCGCTGTTAAATCCACTTCATCCCGTTTTACCGGAAAAGCTCCTAATTTCTTGATGATAAAACCTAAAAGGGGAACAGCAAAAAGTTCTTTTTTTGCCATAAAATAAACCTGATGGGGCAGGGCACAACCTACCGCCACCGGATCTAAATAGCTTTCATGGTTGGCAATCACGATATAGGGACCGGTTTTCGGTACATTTTCTAAACCTTCCACCCTCATCCCTTTAAAAACCAGCATAAAACACCGGGCTAGAGCCCGGGCAAAGTTATAAAACATTCCTCTTCCCCCTAATTATCCTTAAGAGTGTATCCACCACTTGTTCTATCGAAAGACCAGTAGTATCCACTAAAATCGCATCGGGAGCTTGTTTTAAAGGTGATACCTTCCGGGTGGTGTCTACTTCATCGCGTTTTAAAACCTCTTTTAAAACTTCTTCATAACTAACAGCAAAACCTTTTGCCTTAAGTTCCTGATACCGCCGTCGGGCCCGTTCTTCGGGAGAGGCGGTTAAAAAAATTTTTACTTCCGCCTCAGGCATGACCACGGTTCCCATATCGCGACCATCGGCAATTATTTCTCCCCGGGTGACATATTCCCGCTGAAGCTTAGTTAAATGTTCCCTCACTACCGGTAGGGCAGAAACTTTCGCTACAAGTTCGGAAACCCGAGGGGTTCTTATAACCTCGGTTATATCCTGACCGTTTAAATAAATTTTTTGTCCATCCTTTTCCGGAATTATTTTCAGATCCATTACTTGCAGCAGTTTTTTAATTTTCTCTTCATCCGTAAAACTCAAACCTTCCTTTAAAAGTAAAACCGTAACGGCCCGATACATAGCGCCGGTATCAAGATAAGTATAACCAAGCTTTTGGGCTAAGATTTTCGCAACAGTGCTTTTTCCTGCTCCCGCGGGTCCGTCAATGGCAATTCTCATAAGTTACGCTCCTTCTAAAAGTTTCGTTAATTGGACAAAAAAGTCAGGATAGGAAATAGCCACCGCCTCAGCATTTAAGATTTCGGTAGAGCCTACCGCCGTTAAACCTAATACTCCTAAAGTCATAGCAATACGATGGTCGTGGTGGGAATCGACGATCGTTCCCAAGGGGCGCCGTCCACCGGTTATTTTAAAGCCATCGGGCAGTTCTTCCACCATAACCCCCATTTTACTGAACTCCCCAACTATGCTTTTAATACGATCCGATTCCTTAATCCGAAGTTCTTCAGCCCCCCGGACCACACTGACCCCTTCGGCATGAGCCATCGCTGCCGCTAAAATAGGAAATTCATCAATCATGGCCGGTACTATTTCTGGTGGGACTTCCACCGCCTTTAAAGGAGAAGTAAAAACCTCAATATCCCCCACCGGTTCACCTCCGGTTTCCCGTAAGTTTAGGAGGTTAATCTTAGCCCCCATTTCCTTTAAAACAGTTAAAAGACCAGTACGGGTAGGATTTAACCCGACATTCTTGAGTAAAAGGTGACTTTCGGGTACGATTAAAGCCGCAACGATAAAAAAAGCCGCCGACGAAAAATCCCCGGGTACCACTACTTTTTGACCATAAAGCTTTTGCCCCCCGATAATGGCTATAGTCTGGCCACTTCTTTCAATTTTTACCCCAAACCCTTCTAACATCCTTTCGGTGTGGTCCCGGGAAAGATTGGGTTCAGTTACCGTAGTGGTGCCCGAAGCTCGAAGTCCTGCCAGGATTAAAGCGGATTTTACCTGAGCACTAGCTTTTTTTAGCGTAAAATCCCGCCCAACAAGCTTCCCCCCATTTATTGCAAAGGGAGCGTAGTTCCCCTCGGCTCGGGCAAGAACTTTTGCCCCCATCTGACTTAGGGGCTCTAAAACCCGCTTCATTGGCCGCTGGCGTAAGGATTTATCGCCAGTAAAAACCGAAACAAAAGGAAAAGTAGCGGCAACTCCAGATAAAAGTCTTATAGTAGTTCCGGAGTTTTCGGCATTGAGGATATCTTTTGGTTCAGAAAAATTTTGGGCTGTTCCTAAAACCTTCACTTGGTTTTTGCTTCTTGAAATTCTTACCCCGTACTTTTTTAAGCAGTTTAAAGTAGCTAAAGTATCCCGGGCCACCAGAAAGTTTTCTATTTCGGTAATTCCTTCCGCCAAAGCTCCAAAAATTAAAGCCCGATGGGAGATCGACTTATCCCCGGGAACCGTTAATTCCCCTTTTAAGCCAGATTTAGCTAAAGTCACTTTCATCTTCCAAAACCCCTTAAATTTTTTCTAAGACTACCCTAAGCTCATTTAAAAACCGTTTATTTTGGGAAGGAGTACCTACTGTTACCCTAATCCAGTCGTCCATGCCAAAAATATCCCCCGAGCGGACAATCACCCCTCGCTTTAATAATTCCCGAAAAACAATTTGGGACGGTTTTCCTGTTTTAACCATCAAAAAGTTTGCTGCTGAAGGGATATAGGCTAAACCCAGCTTCTTTAATTCACCGTAAATATATTCTTTTCCACTATTGGTATTTTTCACCACTTCAGCAACAAATTCTTCATCGTCTAGAGCTGCCAGAGCCGCTCGCTGGGCAAGAAAGTTAACGTTAAAAGGCGGGCGTAAACTATTAATTGCTTTGGCTAGCTCAGCTGGTGCAAAGCCATAGCCAATTCGCAACCCGGCTAAGCCGTAAGCCTTGGAAAAAGTTCTTAAAACTACTATGTTGGGGCGTTTTTGGAAATAATTAAACCCATCGGGATAATCAGGATTAACTTTGGCAAATTCAAAGTAAGCTTCGTCAAGTACAATCGTAACGTTAGGCGGTACCTCATTTAAAAACTGTTCCAACTCCGTTTGGGTTATATACGTGCCGGTAGGGTTATTGGGATTGCAAAGGTAGATAAGTTTAGTTTTTTCGTTAATCGCCCTAACCATGGCTTCTAAGTCTAAGCGGTGCTCTTTTAAGGGTATTTCCCGGGCTACCCCACTCATCATCGTTACCACCGGTTCATACCGGGGAAAGCTCGGAACCGGCATGACCGCTTCATCACCAGGATCAATTAAGGTCATCGCTAAAAACATTACCAGTTCATCGGAACCGTTTCCGAGGATAATTTGGTCTAAGGCTACTCCATATTTAACCGCAATTTTCTCTTTAAGACGAAAAGCCCCCCCATCGGGGTAATAATTAATTTGCTCTACCGCTTCTTTAATAGCCTCGGCCACTTTGGGAGAAATGCCCCAGAGGTTTTCGTTGGAAGCAAGTTTGTCAATATTGGTAATTCCAAGCTCCCGTTCTACCTCTTCAATAGGCTTTCCCGCCACATAAGGTTTTAAATTTTGCACACTTTTTCTAACCATCCTGCCGCTCCCCCTTTTTAAATTTGAAAAAAAGCCGAAAGCTAAACGCTTTGGCTTTTAAACCTTTTAATTACAGACATTAACTTTTTAAATTCTTCATAATCTAAAGATTGACGCCCATCGGATAAAGCTTCCTCGGGATGGGGATGTACTTCCACCATAATCCCATCGGCCCCGGCGGCAAGCGCCCCTAAAGCAACTCGACCTACCAATTCGCTACGGCCGGTAGCATGAGAAGGGTCCGCAATTACCGGCAAATGGGTTAAATCTAAAGCGGCAACCATGCCGGCAAGATCAAAGGTATTCCGGGTGTAATCTTCAAAGGTGCGGATACCCCGCTCACACAAAATTACCTGTTCGTTGCCACTATTTACGATATACTCTGCTGCTAAAAACCACTCTTTAATCGTTGCTGCTAAACCCCGTTTTAATAAAACCGGTTTATCTACTAGGCCCACTTCCTTTAATAAAGTAAAATTTTGCATGTTCCGGCTACCAATTTGCAAGATGTCCGCATATTTCCCCACAATTTCTACATCCCGGGGGTCCATAACTTCGGTAACTACCGGAAGTCCTGTGATTTCCCGGGCTTTGGCTAAAATTTTTAATCCCTCTACCCCAAGCCCAGAAAAAGCATAGGGAGAGGTTCGGGGCTTAAACGCACCACCCCTTAAAATTTGCACTCCCGCTTCTTTTAAAAATAATGCTTCCGCTATATACTCTTCTTCCCCTTCTACCGCACAGGGGCCAGCAATAATCACGGGGTCACCATTTCCGATCTTGACATCTTTTACTGTAATGACAGTTTTTTTACTTTTACTTTTCCGGCTGACTTTTAGCTCCATCGTTCCACCCCCTTGCGGTAAACCTCTAAGAAATTCTTTAAAAGGGTAAGCCCATGCTCGGTAAGAATTGCCTCGGGATGAAATTGCACCCCTTCAATGGGAAAAATCTTATGCCTTAAGCCCATAATTTCGCCTTCAGCGGTTTTAGCAGAAATAATTAGCTCTAAACCACGAGGCAATTCTACAATTAACGAATGATAGCGGGTAGCTAAAAAAGGCGAAGGAATTCCTTTAAAAATCCTTTGACCATCGTGGAAAACCGGAGAAATTTTCCCGTGCATTGGTCGTTTTGCTCTTACTACCCTCCCGCCAAAGACCTGACCTATTGCTTGATGCCCAAGGCACACTCCCAGAATAGGAAAGTAAGGCAGGCTTTTTATCACCTCAAGGCTTATCCCCGCTTCCTTGGGAGTACAGGGTCCTGGAGAAATCACGATGTAATTGGGATTTAACTCTAATATTTCCGGTATCGTTATTTTATCATTACGATAAACCGTTACCTGCTCACCAAGAATCTGAAAGTATTGAACAAGATTATAGGTAAAGGAATCGTAGTTGTCAATAAGTAAAAGCAAGTTAACCCCTTCTTTAAGGCTAGCTCTAATAAAACTTAGGCTAAATCCCGGCGGAGTTTTAGAGCCTCTTTTAAATAAACATGTTTTATTCCGTCACCCTCATTAACTTGGGCCAAAATTAAGACCCGAATTACCCGGGGCAAGCTATTTACAACATTAGGTTCCTGGGCTGACATTAAAGGAACATCCTTTAACCCAAATTCCCGGGCAAACTTAGCAGGATAAGCAGTAACTAAATCGGCGGTTTGGGTAAAGAAAACTGCCGTTATCTTTTCCCGGGAAAGTTTGTTCTCTTGAAAAATAGCCGCAAGTAATTCAACTGTTGCCTCTTTTATAGCATCGGGAGTATCCCTTTCCACGGAAATAGCTCCCCGAATACCTTTCAGCATTAAATCCCCCCTTAGGGAACTGCCCGGTGTCCAAGGCCAACTCCAACCTCATCTAAATGGAGAAGTCCTACGCCAAAAAAGACCGCTACCGCCACGTGGTCCTGATAACGGGCAATCCCAATTTTCCCTCCTACATTTAAACCTAGAGCTTTGGCCATAAGCTGGGAAATCGCCTCGCGAGTAGCACCGGCTACAGCACCTTCATCGGCATGGGTTTCTTTTATAACTCCTTCGCGTTTAGCAGCCACAACAGCCCGCTCCACAATTTTATTAACCGCAGAAATAAAGTCACCGCCGTAATCAACCGCTGCTGCCCGGATATTTTCCTGGGCAAGTTTTGATTTTAATTCCTTTTCTTCCTCGCGAGTTTCGGTTAAAGCCATCATCAATGCTGCTTTGGCAGCTTTTTTACTGCCGATATTTGGCATATTGACCCTCCTCAACAAACTTTCAAAATCAATTATACACGCAAAAACTTCATAAACCAATTAATTTTTAACTTTTACCAGCTAAAAATCCAGTAGAAAAAGCCATCTGCAAGTTAAAACCACCCGATTCGCCATGACAATCAATTATTTCCCCGGCTAAATAAAGGCCTTTTATAATTTTTGATTCCATTGTTGAAGGATTAATTTCCCGAACCTCCACCCCTCCTGCCGTGACATAAGCTGCCTCTAAAGGCAAGGTATCAACCAAGGTAAAAGGGGTAGCTTTTAAAGCTTCGCTTAGCTTACGAAGGGTTTTGGGAGCAGTAGCTTTTACCGTATTTCCAGGATTTAAGCCGAAATGTATTAAAAGCCACTCCCTAAGCTTTTCCGGAAGTTTCAGGGGCAAAGCATTTTTTAATATTTTATTTCCTGCATTTATCATTAAGTTAGTTAATTCTTCAGGTGAATATTCGGGGCAAAAATCAATCTTAATTTCTACTTCCTTTAAATTTTGCGGTATATAACAGCTAAGATTTAATACCGCCGGGCCCGAAACCCCAAAATGGGTAAAAAGGATCGGCCCTCGTTTTGTTTTAAGCTTTTTTCCCGAAGATAACAGGGTTAAATCTACATTGTTTAAGGAAATACCGCTTAAATCAGCTACCTTTTCCTTAAGTTTTAAAGGTACTAAAGCAGGGCGCAAAGGAATTATATTATGCCCTAATTTTTTCAGCAACAATATACCATCCCCGGAACTGCCAGTTTGGGGAAAAGAGGCCCCGCCAGTTGCAATGACTACTTTATCCGCAAAGTAGTCGTTATCTTTTGTCCGAACGCCAAGGATTTTAGCATCAGAAACTATGAGATCGATTACTTTTTGGTTGAAAAATATTTTAACCCCTTTTTTTACCAAAAGCCTTTCAAAGAGTTTTACGATATCTTTAGCTCGGTCGCTGGCAGGAAAAATTTTTTTCTCCTCAACTTTTAAACTTAAGCCCTGTTGGGTAAAAAATGTTATTAAATCTTCATTGGTAAAAGTAAAAAGCGCTTTTTTTAAAAACTTTCCGTTATGGTAATACTCCAAAAACTCGTTAATTGGAGTTAAATTGGTAATATTTCCCCGTCCGTTCCCAGTAAGCCCCAGTTTTTTTCCCAGCGAATCGGTCTTTTCTAATAAAATTACTTCTCCCGAGGAATTTAAAGCCGCCATCATACCGGCGGCTCCCCCTCCAACAACTACAGTCCTTTTCATTTTTACTTCCCCAGATATTTTTTTTCAATAAATTCTCTTAAGCGGTTGATCTCCTCTACCAGGCGAAAAATCATTTTTTCCGCTTCATTTTTGCTTAAGACAAGTTCTTGGGGCTCAAAAATTTCTATTTTTTTAAATTCCTCCGTTGCCACAAAACGGATTAAGTCCTCTAAACTATCGGCTTTTAAAGTAATTAAAACCGGAGCAAAAGACACCTCGGCGTTAGTAAGCTCATCAAAGACCGTATAAATATCCACCCCGATATCTATATCTTCGACAGTAATCCCCTGAAACGGAAGATTTCTAAGCTTTGCCACTTGACTTTCCCTGATTTCTTCCGCCATTTTATCCGAAGTTTTTCCACCAAGAAGAAATTTGGTTTTACCTCTGGCTTTGTAGTCAAAGCGAACACGAGCAAGTATTTCGTTTTTCATCGATTTCCCTCCTTGCCTTTTGGTATTCGCTTTTTTCCTAAAAAATCCTGCCTTTTTGCTACATTATCTGAACTCCTTTTGAGAAAAGCTATTAAAAAGACCTTTTTAGGAGGGGTACTGTGAAAAAGGTAATTACCGCATCTTTTAAATCTTTAGAACAAGCAGAACGGGCTATTGATTTAATTGGCAACGCCCGGCTCGCTAATTCTTATGTTTCCCTGATTTGTCCGGTAAATCCTTACACCACCAAAAAATTTAATGAAGAATACGCCGAAGAAATTACCGGAACAGGGGAAATTGGCATCCTTCATGATTTCCACGGAGTTCTAGTCGAGATGCCATTATTTGAAATACCGGAAATTGGTAAAGTTGCAACTGCCGGTCCCATTGCCGGGGATCTCGCAAAAAAGGGTTTGTACAAAGCCCTGCTCCCCTTGGGATTTACCGAAAATAAAATTAAAAAAATAAAAAAAGCATTAAAACAAAACGAAGTAGTTGTCATTATTGAAACCGAAGAAGAAAAGGTAAATGAAGCCGCCAATATCTTAGCGGATTTTGGTGGCCGCCAGGTAGAAAAATGGAACCCCCACCTTGAAAGAGCCTCTATTCCCCACGGGTAGAACGGGCATAGCGTTTTAGTTTTATAACTTCCTGCGGGGTTAAATAACGAAAACTTCCTTTTTTCAGGCCATAGCCGGTTAAAAAACCAATGCGGGTACGGATTAATTTTAAAACCGGATGGCCTATTTTTTTAAACATCCTCCTAACCTGCCGTTTTCGTCCTTCATGAATAGTAATTTCAATCCAGCTGTTTTTGCCATAGGGCTTTTTATAAACCACTTTTGCCGGAGCTGTATAGCCGTCTTCCAGCAAAATCCCTTTTTCGAGCTCTAGAAGTTTAGAGCGATTAGGCGTCCCCCGCACCAGTGCTAAATACATTTTGGGAAATTGATGCTTGGGGTGGGTTAACGCCATTGCCAATTCACCGTCATTGGTTAAAAGAAGTAAACCCTCCGTATTCATATCAAGTCTTCCAACAGGAAACACCCGCTCTTTAACTTTACCAGCTAATAAAGATAAAACCGTCGGTCGTCCAAAAGGGTCGTCCACAGTAGTTACATAGCCGGCTGGTTTATACATTAATAGATAAATAAGCTTTTCTGGTTTTACTACCCTTCCATCCACTTCAACCACATCATTTTCGCCGACTTTAAAACCAAGCTCTTTTACTACCCGACCATTTACTTTTACTCTTCCAGCTAAAATAAGCTGTTCGGCATCCCGGCGAGCAGATACTCCCGTCCTTGCTAAATACTTCTGCAAGCGTTCCATAATATCACCTTTTTCGCCAAAATATAATTTCCGTTATTATTATAGTTATGATAAGCCAAAATAAACCAGCTATAAAACCACCCAGGACGTCCGTGGGCCAGTGAACCCCTAAATAAATCCGGCTAAATCCTATTACTAGAGGAAAACCAAGTCCTGGTAAAATATAGTAATATCTTAACGGTGAAGGAGCATTTCTCGCCAAAAGATAAAAAAACATCCCGTACACCGCCATGCTGATCATAGCATGACCGCTGGGAAAGCTGTACCCACTTTCAGTAATTTTGAAATAAAGGGTTGGTCTAAGCCTTAAGTAATGAAGTTTTAAGACATAGTTTAAAACCGATGCTCCTGTAGTGCTACCGAGCAAGGCAGTAAGGCTATCATAACGTCGTTTTTTATAAAAGACAAAAGAGACCACCGGAATAAACATAAGATAAAAACCAATAGACCCTAAAAAAGTAATCCCTTTCATTAAGGGAAATATCCCGGGAAAGTTTAGCGCTTGAACTTTCTTTAAAATTAGCTCATCCCAGTAAAAATTTTTATTGGTGGTAAAGATAGCTTCGGTCAGCTCGCCAAAGGTCCAAAATAAAAAACCGCCAGATAAAGCACCAAATATTAAATACGTAAGAAAACCGTTAGTTTGTTTTTGCATCTTATACCTCACCTGTAACCAAA is part of the Carboxydothermus pertinax genome and encodes:
- a CDS encoding anthranilate synthase component II, producing the protein MLLLIDNYDSFTYNLVQYFQILGEQVTVYRNDKITIPEILELNPNYIVISPGPCTPKEAGISLEVIKSLPYFPILGVCLGHQAIGQVFGGRVVRAKRPMHGKISPVFHDGQRIFKGIPSPFLATRYHSLIVELPRGLELIISAKTAEGEIMGLRHKIFPIEGVQFHPEAILTEHGLTLLKNFLEVYRKGVERWS
- the aroF gene encoding 3-deoxy-7-phosphoheptulonate synthase — encoded protein: MELKVSRKSKSKKTVITVKDVKIGNGDPVIIAGPCAVEGEEEYIAEALFLKEAGVQILRGGAFKPRTSPYAFSGLGVEGLKILAKAREITGLPVVTEVMDPRDVEIVGKYADILQIGSRNMQNFTLLKEVGLVDKPVLLKRGLAATIKEWFLAAEYIVNSGNEQVILCERGIRTFEDYTRNTFDLAGMVAALDLTHLPVIADPSHATGRSELVGRVALGALAAGADGIMVEVHPHPEEALSDGRQSLDYEEFKKLMSVIKRFKSQSV
- a CDS encoding NAD(P)/FAD-dependent oxidoreductase; translated protein: MKRTVVVGGGAAGMMAALNSSGEVILLEKTDSLGKKLGLTGNGRGNITNLTPINEFLEYYHNGKFLKKALFTFTNEDLITFFTQQGLSLKVEEKKIFPASDRAKDIVKLFERLLVKKGVKIFFNQKVIDLIVSDAKILGVRTKDNDYFADKVVIATGGASFPQTGSSGDGILLLKKLGHNIIPLRPALVPLKLKEKVADLSGISLNNVDLTLLSSGKKLKTKRGPILFTHFGVSGPAVLNLSCYIPQNLKEVEIKIDFCPEYSPEELTNLMINAGNKILKNALPLKLPEKLREWLLIHFGLNPGNTVKATAPKTLRKLSEALKATPFTLVDTLPLEAAYVTAGGVEVREINPSTMESKIIKGLYLAGEIIDCHGESGGFNLQMAFSTGFLAGKS
- a CDS encoding pseudouridine synthase, whose amino-acid sequence is MERLQKYLARTGVSARRDAEQLILAGRVKVNGRVVKELGFKVGENDVVEVDGRVVKPEKLIYLLMYKPAGYVTTVDDPFGRPTVLSLLAGKVKERVFPVGRLDMNTEGLLLLTNDGELAMALTHPKHQFPKMYLALVRGTPNRSKLLELEKGILLEDGYTAPAKVVYKKPYGKNSWIEITIHEGRKRQVRRMFKKIGHPVLKLIRTRIGFLTGYGLKKGSFRYLTPQEVIKLKRYARSTRGE
- the aroH gene encoding chorismate mutase, which codes for MLKGIRGAISVERDTPDAIKEATVELLAAIFQENKLSREKITAVFFTQTADLVTAYPAKFAREFGLKDVPLMSAQEPNVVNSLPRVIRVLILAQVNEGDGIKHVYLKEALKLRRDLA
- a CDS encoding phosphatase PAP2 family protein; the encoded protein is MQKQTNGFLTYLIFGALSGGFLFWTFGELTEAIFTTNKNFYWDELILKKVQALNFPGIFPLMKGITFLGSIGFYLMFIPVVSFVFYKKRRYDSLTALLGSTTGASVLNYVLKLHYLRLRPTLYFKITESGYSFPSGHAMISMAVYGMFFYLLARNAPSPLRYYYILPGLGFPLVIGFSRIYLGVHWPTDVLGGFIAGLFWLIITIIITEIIFWRKR
- a CDS encoding HutP family protein, translating into MPNIGSKKAAKAALMMALTETREEEKELKSKLAQENIRAAAVDYGGDFISAVNKIVERAVVAAKREGVIKETHADEGAVAGATREAISQLMAKALGLNVGGKIGIARYQDHVAVAVFFGVGLLHLDEVGVGLGHRAVP
- the hisC gene encoding histidinol-phosphate transaminase, with amino-acid sequence MVRKSVQNLKPYVAGKPIEEVERELGITNIDKLASNENLWGISPKVAEAIKEAVEQINYYPDGGAFRLKEKIAVKYGVALDQIILGNGSDELVMFLAMTLIDPGDEAVMPVPSFPRYEPVVTMMSGVAREIPLKEHRLDLEAMVRAINEKTKLIYLCNPNNPTGTYITQTELEQFLNEVPPNVTIVLDEAYFEFAKVNPDYPDGFNYFQKRPNIVVLRTFSKAYGLAGLRIGYGFAPAELAKAINSLRPPFNVNFLAQRAALAALDDEEFVAEVVKNTNSGKEYIYGELKKLGLAYIPSAANFLMVKTGKPSQIVFRELLKRGVIVRSGDIFGMDDWIRVTVGTPSQNKRFLNELRVVLEKI